A window of Halobacillus naozhouensis genomic DNA:
TTGTTTGCTCTGACAATTTCCTCACTTCATTCGCAACCACTGTGAATCCTGCCCCATGTTCCCCTGCGCGGGCTGCTTCAATCGAAGCGTTTAGTGAAAGCAGGTTTGTTTGCTCAGCAATGGAAGAAACGATGGTGACAATTTTACTAATCTCCTCCGCAACGCCTTTTAAAGATTCCATCTCGGTTGAAATGTTCTTGATGCTTTCCTTAATATGGTTCATTTGCTGTTGCTGTAGTTCAAGCTGCTTCTTTCCCTCAGAGGATTGATGTTCAACGTCTTGCGCAACTTCAGTTCCTTTTTTAGAATCGGCTAAAATTTTCTCCGATTGATCCGTTAACTGTTCCGTAGAGGCACTGGCTTGCTGAGAAATAGCCGCCAACTCCTGAGACATCTGCTCAATTCTGCGGTAAGATCGCTCTTTTTCTTCTGCATCCTGTGCCCTTATTCGTAAGTTTTCTTCTTCAAATAGCTCCAGTACGATTTGCTGCTCCAAATTTAAGATTTTTGTAGCCGCACGGACCGCTTTACTAAAATGAATCTGATCCGTTATCTCCTTTTCTAAAATTCCAATTAAGGAGAGCAGTAAGTCTTGAAACGCACACATGTACCATTTGGGCTGCAGACCGATGTGAACATGAACCGCAGCAATACGCTTTCTTGTTTCGACAAAATTAGTATCAATCACACCGTTAAACATCTCTTGAATATGTACAGTCAGTGTCTGCTTAAGCCGCTCTATTGAACTATGTTCGTTAATGATCGTCATAAGCGATTCCTGATGCGTAAGGTTTTTGTAGAATTGGTTGACAATTTCATGAATGTTTTTTGAAACGAACGGTTGCAGAGCTTTCAATGTAGACAAATCGTTGGTCGTTAAATCAACCATTTTAAGCTGTTTATCTAGATCAGAGCCTCGCTCAAGCTGGATCAATCCTTTAACGTCTTCATCAAATGAAAAAGATGGCTGCTTCTCTTTTGTTTTTATGGCAAAAAGTTGGAACATGGTCATCCTCCTATTGTTTCTATGCTGCTTTTTATATCGGCCAAAATCCCTATCTATTAAATGTGAAAAATCATGAACAAGAGAACAATAAAAAAAGAAACAGAGGAGAATAAATGAATGTACATACAGCTCTGATATAATCTAAGTACTAGCTGACATATAAAGATTGAGGTGATTAGATGATCAGAATACTAGTCGTTGATGATGATACTCATTTGCGGAAACTCGTACGTGTTCATCTAGAGCAGAACGGATACAACGTTCTTGAAGCAGCTGATGGAGCAGATGCTTCAACCAAGCTCGAAAACCATACGATAGATTTAACCATCGTGGATCTAATGATGCCGAATAAGGATGGCTTTCAACTGTCAAAAGAGATAAGAGAAGTTTATGATATTCCGATCATTATTTTAACAGCAAAGGACAGTCTGTTTAATAAGGCAAAAAGCTATAAAGCAGGTACGGATGATTATATGGTGAAGCCGTTTGAAGAGGATGAGCTGCTATTTCGTGTCCAAGCCATTCTTAGAAGGTTCAACCGTGTCAGTTCACAAGTGATTGAGTTGAATCGAACAAAGCTCGATAAGCGTTCATATGAGGTGAAACAGGGTCCAAAAATTACCATCCTTCCCTTAAAAGAGTTTGAACTACTGTACCAGCTCGGCAGCTTTCCGAACCGGACATTCACAAGAGAGGAACTCATAGACAAAGTTTGGGGATTAGAATTTGAAGGAGACGATCGAACTGTTGACGTTCATATTAAACGGTTACGCCAACGATTCAAAGATTCTGCCGACTTTTCGATCAAAACAGTGCGTGGGGTTGGATACAAGTTGGAGGAAGCATAAATGAGGACACTTTATTTGCGAATTGTCGTTGTTACTTTGTTAATTATGCTGGTTAGCAGTGTGATCGCCTTTATTGGGGCGAATATTTACTACCAGCAGGTTCTAAAACCTGCCAATGACGCCAAAAACACTGAAATTGCAAAAGACATTGTTCAGCTTTATCATGATACCACTTTACAAGCTGATACTTTTTTCAAGCAAACCGCTGAACTAAGCTATCAATTTTACTTAACGGATGGAGAAGGGAGCGGCACCTTTTACGGAGCTCCTTTTCGTGATCAATCTCTCTCTAATGAGTCTATAAACAAAGTTCTCAGCGGCGCCACGTACCACGGGATGGAGAATTATCCCGGCCAAACCTTTGTTACCGGATTTTTCTCAAACGAATTGACGAACAGCATTGGGGTGCCGGTCGAGATCAACGGGGAGACACATGCATTGTTTATGAGACCTAACATTGAGCAGCAGTTCAATGAGATCCACATCTTGCTTGCCGTGCTGCTCGTATTTACAATTCTGTTGAGCATGGTTCTTGTGCTGTTCAGTACCCGTTACATTGTCCGCCCAGTGAAAGACTTAACGGACGCGACTGAGAAGATTGCTGATGGACAGTACTCGATTCGGTTAAAGCAAAACCGTAAAGATGAGATCGGAACACTAGCGAAATCGTTTCATTCCATGAGCCGTAAGCTTAAGCGTGTGGAGAATATGCGTCAGGAGTTTGTCTCAAATGTTTCCCACGAAATCCGCACACCCCTTTCTTCCATGAAAGGCTATGCGAGATTGCTGCGCTCGTCTTCCCTCTCAACGAAAGAGCGAGATCATTACTTGCAGGTCATCGAATCGGAAAGTACACGACTTTCGAAGTTGAGCAGACAGCTGCTCACACTGGCAGCTCTTGATAAGGATACGATCATCGATCAGCACGATGCTTTCAAGGTAGCTCCTTTATTGCA
This region includes:
- a CDS encoding response regulator transcription factor yields the protein MIRILVVDDDTHLRKLVRVHLEQNGYNVLEAADGADASTKLENHTIDLTIVDLMMPNKDGFQLSKEIREVYDIPIIILTAKDSLFNKAKSYKAGTDDYMVKPFEEDELLFRVQAILRRFNRVSSQVIELNRTKLDKRSYEVKQGPKITILPLKEFELLYQLGSFPNRTFTREELIDKVWGLEFEGDDRTVDVHIKRLRQRFKDSADFSIKTVRGVGYKLEEA
- a CDS encoding globin-coupled sensor protein, whose protein sequence is MFQLFAIKTKEKQPSFSFDEDVKGLIQLERGSDLDKQLKMVDLTTNDLSTLKALQPFVSKNIHEIVNQFYKNLTHQESLMTIINEHSSIERLKQTLTVHIQEMFNGVIDTNFVETRKRIAAVHVHIGLQPKWYMCAFQDLLLSLIGILEKEITDQIHFSKAVRAATKILNLEQQIVLELFEEENLRIRAQDAEEKERSYRRIEQMSQELAAISQQASASTEQLTDQSEKILADSKKGTEVAQDVEHQSSEGKKQLELQQQQMNHIKESIKNISTEMESLKGVAEEISKIVTIVSSIAEQTNLLSLNASIEAARAGEHGAGFTVVANEVRKLSEQTKSSVSEVSKLIQSTNGQIHNVSHNVLDIDQLITEGTDKMDQTNHFFTEIVEAMAKNKQYNSGIEQELEGFSQVIQEINDAVSQVAASSQQLPEITE
- a CDS encoding sensor histidine kinase; translation: MRTLYLRIVVVTLLIMLVSSVIAFIGANIYYQQVLKPANDAKNTEIAKDIVQLYHDTTLQADTFFKQTAELSYQFYLTDGEGSGTFYGAPFRDQSLSNESINKVLSGATYHGMENYPGQTFVTGFFSNELTNSIGVPVEINGETHALFMRPNIEQQFNEIHILLAVLLVFTILLSMVLVLFSTRYIVRPVKDLTDATEKIADGQYSIRLKQNRKDEIGTLAKSFHSMSRKLKRVENMRQEFVSNVSHEIRTPLSSMKGYARLLRSSSLSTKERDHYLQVIESESTRLSKLSRQLLTLAALDKDTIIDQHDAFKVAPLLQHLLQQTRWLWESKDIAVSLEAEDVSYNGSEELLYQAFENLLTNSIKYTSEAGEINMTVTKYKEGIQFTIEDNGIGISSEDQEKMFDRFYKADASRGQQKDSSGLGLSIVKKIITLHDGDITAKSQLNKGTIFTVTLP